Genomic DNA from Triticum dicoccoides isolate Atlit2015 ecotype Zavitan chromosome 4B, WEW_v2.0, whole genome shotgun sequence:
NNNNNNNNNNNNNNNNNNNNNNNNNNNNNNNNNNNNNNNNNNNNNNNNNNNNNNNNNNNNNNTTtccttttttttgaattgtttcttttgatttattttctCTTTATCGTTTCTATTTTAATTTTATTAAATACTACAATAGCACCTAAAATAGTGTTTCAAAATATGCCACTTCCAGAAAAAGTTTGGCACCTATATAATTTAGTTTGAAATTTTATAATTTTAAAAAGGCATTTTATTAATTGTTTTAGaccctgttttatttattttaggcaTTTAAATACCTTTATAAAAAGTtgatttctccaccataattaactATGAATTATTTTCCACATTAGGGATaatttagttttgacatttgaaaactttaatttttggactttaatttaaatttgaatttgaatcgggtttgAATCGAAGTGGGATTTAGCAACTGTAAGAGTGATGACAAGGCACCGCTAGCATGCTGTTACTGTAGTTTAATTATCGGGTGTTACATCGATCGACACCCCCTACCCAAGCTAAGACATAGCCTCGAGATTCGAGGAGGTCAAGAATAGGCCGTGGAACCTCTCGACCTCCGCCAACCCCTCTCCCGTATGACCACCGTGGCGAGCTCCCACTGGCCAGGCTGAACTTCGGCCGGCGGTGCATGCGAGGTGTTCGAAGTTAAATATGGCCAAAaggcattttcttcttcttcaagtGTGGAGGTTTACTAGATGACCACCTCAATGGGCCCACACTCATGGTCTCCTCCCGGGAGGATGGTGATGCCGCCGATGAGCCCTGGTGCgaggaggaagggaatgacacaCCAGCCAAGGAGGAAATGGGCGACGATGTATGTGAATTAGCGAAATATATTTTTTGGCACTTAAGTTTTAGGGGAAGACTAGGTGCAGAAAAAAAATCTCGATTTTTGTGGAGTTAAGTTTAGGGAGGTGGTATATGAATTTATGTTTTAGAGCAACTGCTAGAAATGCTCTAAGCTACCTTTTGGCACACACCTTATCCTTGTATGTCATGGGGGCATACTCAATTGAACATCTTACATACATATGCGATATTTTATATATGGGTTGGATGTACTACGACATGAGATCACACATTAGGCATCAACAAGCTCAATGCATTGCTGCTCTTCTttccttgccccccccccctcatgaCCGCCATCTTCAGTCCCATGCTCCCCTGCCCATGTTCGCTGCCCCCTCTTCCTCACCCGCCTTTGTGTTCTCCTTGATTTCATGTCCGGTCACAAGATTTCATTGTACCATGCTCTGTATGTGGATCATGTTTCCGATCTCTGCTACCtccaagttttcttcttcctctgcctattGCCCCACGATTCACCACTGATATTGTCCATATTAAGAGCTCCTCTAAGCTAGTTGGCTGCACATTTTTTACTCATagggcatccaatgtccatgttgTGGGCAACCTCCACTCTTTTTAGTGCTTCTCTGCCCAACATTTGCTCGAACGTCATGCTATCATATATGGATGGTGCACATTCTATATCCTTAGTTGGGATTTTATCCACCCCCACCTAATAACACATCCTTAAATATACACCTGAGAATTCTGTCAGTGTATATACATTGTGTAAGCTTGTATAATCCACTTGTTTGAGTTAGCTTCAAAGAAAGTTTAAAATATCTTTTGTTCGATTTTGCATCCTTACTCACTGGCTTTGTGAATTTGCAATAGTGCTGATTAATGaaattataattttttattgcgatTCTTTGCTGATTCATTATCCCCCAAAGAGATGTGTGATACAGAAGAAGTTTTTCTCCTTTTTATTGGATGCTACCCCTTTGGCTTGCTTCTTTGTTATTACTCATAACCACCTTAGATTTGTAGATGGATGCAATGCAATCATGAATTGCTAGAGATAACACTATGAGTTGCCAACTCTACAGAACGTGGAGAACATTTCTAAACCTATATTTGCAATAGATGCACATAAAgctttgcaagataaatcaatttgGGATCAAAATTAGTCTTGATTAACATTTGTGATCaggaaaatattaacatatacaaactTCAAAACGTGAATATAATTTCTTTTTGCGATACGTGCATATAACTAACAAGTCGTTGTGTAGACCTGTACATATGCGTTCTACACTTGTTCACACTTCATATTCCAGACATCATGGAAAATCTCGTGGAAGGAGATAATTGGCTCCTGAACTCTGATACTATCAAACGGGTATGTATTCGGAAACTACATATGTACTCCAGGGATCACAAGGTAATTAAAGATCATACATAAAATTCCGAAGAGAAAAAAGCTGCATTTatagttttggaaaaataaatagAATACACATATGAAGATATATGTAGTATGTACTACCCCAAGCCAACCATGCATGCTGATCATGAAGTATGTACCAAATGCTATATTTTTCTAACCTAATCACTTTACGTGCCTAGTAATGCCGTTTCTTCCAGAGGCATATGAATGAAGGCACAAGATGCGCCTGGCTATACTATACTGGTACTAAGATTATAGATACGCCAgttaattttatttttagttttgagCAAATAATCCAATCCAGTTTATATGTTTTTAGAATGAAGGCACAAGATGCGCTGGGCTTTAAATTAGTAAAGTCCACACATGCGTAGGAACAAGATTCAAACGGCTGCGACCAGTTTATTGTGAAAAAGGCAGAACATCATCAACAAAGTTATATCGGATCAGTGAAGCTATACACGTGAAATGCTCATCATCTTGAAACCAAATGCAGAGTTGCATTAACTTGAGGCCAATTGTGGTCAGTCAAGTTCACTAATTCATAACAATACACAATAGTGATATAATAAATAGCATGAAATAGGAGAAGACTTGCCATGCATGTATATAGTGGCGAGGATAAAGGAATTAATTAATAATGGTGCAGGTTAACGAAGATATACGGTATATCGATATACTACATTCATACACTAATACCAAACTACTATATTTCCagccaatatgttcatgattttaacTTGTGATAATTCAAGATTGTTTATCCATGTCCAAGACCTATAGGAACAATAACCAGTTTGTATTAAATATGAAAGCATTACCTCAGATTACCTTTCTACACTTAACTTGTGTAGGGTTGAGTGTTTATCATCAAAACGATTAATGCATTTTTGTTTGGTCCTAGATCATATAAATTGCCCAACATATCCATTGACTCGTATATCATACAAGATGATTACTGTACTTGTAACTAGATGGATACTTTGAATTCCAGCTCTATGTAGCCCTAGATATATTATATCAGATAAGGGAAGAAACCATATTCTGTCCTAACTCGAAATATATTTATTGTATGTCCTATAAGATCTCGTGAGATTAATTCCATTAAGTTTCTCAACCCAGATCTCTTCTACTGACAATGCAGTACATTGTTTTCCTTCAATGGCCAGTTCTACACATATGCACAGCCAAAACATTTTCACGATCGCACCACATTAGCAGTAACATTCAAGTGAATCAGTTGCTAACAAACTAGGCGTTCACTGGATACACTCATTAACAGAAAGTCTATACACAGATCAATATTGAAGAACAAATGAAGGGTAATGAATTAGCTAAACACCAAGTACTCTGCTGTGTATTTTTATTGATTTTTtaaataggggtacaaaaagtgtctcAAAACAAGGAACACCAAGTATAGTTATTGGCTTTTTCATCATTTAAAAAAAAGGTTGTCCCCTCGGCTCTGCATTGCCTGATGCATACAGATATGGTTTTCTGTAATACACCTTTATATCGAGAACCTATTTTCATACAAATTATAGTCTCACACAAATCCTCTGGATAGGTAGAGAACACAGAACTAAAATCCCTTTCAATCCACATGGCATATGTgataagcaatccaaacaattcaaaaaaaagaaaaataaaatcccTTCCAATTGAAAGTGGCTGAGTCAGATAAAACGTGTACCCAAACAAGACAGGGATTGATGCCTCTCCCTAATAGAGAAAATTAAAAACATGTGTAAGCTGTACCATCCCAGAATTTGAAATCAAAAATTCAAAAATATCAGCAAACAGATTTGGATATGAAGATCAATGCAATGCATGGTCGATCTTAAACGCAAAGGCAACAACAAAGCTGCTACATTAACTCCATACTGAATCGCTGATAAGGCATATGCATGGTGCCTGGACTAATCACAgaaatcatcaattaccaaaacaccAAATCTATAGCTACCTGCATGCAGGACCCCAGGAACAGCTAGCCCTGGGGTTGGGCTGTGGCAGCAGTGATGGTATATACTATATACCCAGCATTAAGGCCTAATAATGGGTGACACATGGCTCAAAGTTACTCCTCCATGCAGAGATTACTGATGGTTCATCACTGCCCAGTAGTACTACCTGAATCCAGATCGATATAGTACTAATCGAGCCATGCAATGCTGTGCATAGCCTCCTACGTCCTGTACCTGATGCAATATTGCAATGTGCTTTCTGCGGTTTCGCAGTGCACCCACATGGATCTCtcactctctatctctctctggggAAGAACCGAGGTCCAGCAGGACTGCAGGAGGGAAGGATCTACGGAAGCAGCTAGCTTTTTACTAACGAACAGCTTTAATTCTTTCTTTTTTACTACACCTTCTTGGTAGCAGCTCAAAGCCTGGCTGGATGGCATGCATGCATACATATACACACATGTTGGCATTTAGTTCTGCCTGCGTATACAGTTATGTACGCTGGCATGCATGGTGTACGGTGCCTGATGAACATTTCACTCCCAAGGCATAGATGCCGTGGTGTTGCCGCAGAAGaaacagcagccgcagcagaagctGAAGCAGCAGGGACGAAGGAATTGCACATGGGACAAATGCCCAAGCCAAATCAAGCAGTGCAACAGTGCTATAGTACTactgtggagagagagagagagtatatatgagcagaggagagagagagagagagagagagagagagagagagagagagagagagacgtagagagagagggagagatggaTGTGTATGAATGTATGTAattgcaggcaggcaggcaggcaggcaggcatgtGTAGGAGAAGGATTTAGGGTCTGACCTCCAGGCCTCTGCCATGACTGCCTGTCCTAGCAAGCAAGCTACAAGGCTGGCTGGCATACTGGCTTGCTTGCTGCTAAGCTACATTTTAAAGGCAACCTCTCCTCACCCTACAGCTAGGTAGCTTTGGAAGGAGAGCCCAATTGACCTGCATATGCCCACACTAGAGCAGCAGCAACAAGAACAATCCATGTGCACAATTACAGCACAATCAATTTGTTAATTGAACATTGCATCCAACCTCCAAGATACTTGCATGTATTGTATGTGTATAACGGTGCATATTAATTGTTATCTTATGTGGGGAGCACACTATGTCTCCTAGGCTCGGTCATGGGCTCATGCTATATAGATACAATTTTCTCTTTCTACACAATAATTTCCCTGTATTTAAGTCCCCAAATGAAAAGAACGAGAGTTCATGCTAAGAAAACTTAATTATAATCAAGCACACAAGGGGAAATTGTGGAAGGAATGCAAATCAGAGCAAATAGAAGAAACCATGCATCAATCAAGATAGAAAGATTttttgttgttgctgctgccgctgcttaaATTGTTCTTTTCGTGTTTCTTCTCACACTGCACTGAACTGGCTAATAATTAAGGAGGGATCATGAGCTATATACCAAAGGAAGAGATTACGAAGAGGCTAGATGCTCCACGCATGCACcggcggccgccgcctccgccgcattTGTTTACTTCTCCGATCGACAGGTTAATTTCTCCTTTGCGAACGGCCGGCGGCGACCCCGTTTGTGTCAGAATCTGAGTAGCAGTAGTGGTAGTAGTAGTGGATCGTGCGAACGCCCACACTTTAGCGCTTCACAAGTCAAGATTCAAAGAGCACCTCGCTTTCccggacgacgacgatgaggaggaggccgGTGACAGCAGCTGCAGCGCCGTTGTCGCCGTTCTCCCGGGCCCGCTGAAGTCCTCCTCGGCGTCCGCCGCGCACTCGAGGTTCACCCCGAAGAGCCGCACCCGCTTCGACCCCGACGTCGCCACGGCGGACGGCTCCGGGTGCGCTGGCGCTGCCGCCATGCTCATGCGCACCGGCACCGACTCCAGGACCAGCGACGGGTGCTGGTGGTGGTATTGCTGCTGCGGCTGGTAGTACACCACCTGCCTGCCGGGCGCCGCCCCGTACCCGTCGTACCCGATGTGTCGCCGCTGGTGGTGGTGTTGGTAGGCGTCGTAGTCGTAGAGGGTCGCCGGGGAAGTCGCCTGGAGGAACATCCTGCCGCCAGCGCCGCCGGGTCCGGCCGGGTGCGCCATCCACGGCGAGAAGGGCACAGAGGGGAGAGCAAAGCCCCGGTGGTGCCCGGGTGGGAGGACGACGTCGGGGCGGCGGCGCCAGTCGATGAAGAGCCTGCCCCTGGCGGCCTCCCCGACGCCGCGGCCGAAGGAGACGGTGTCCCCGGCGTCGAGGCGCTTCTCCTTGACGAAGCGGCTCCAGCCCTTGGTCATGACGTAGCTCTGGCTGCTGTTCCAGTAGGAGTAGCGGAAGCGCCACGGCTTGCCGGCGCGGTCCTCGAAGCTGAGCAGGAGGCCCTTGTCGGTGGAGGAGGTGTCGAGCGGGAAGTACTTCTCCGCGTGCTGCTTCGGGATCACCAGCCGGTTCAGCTTGCCCACGTCGCTCGGGGTCACGACCTTGTCGAACATGTGCTCCTTCTccaccgcccccgccgcctcctcctcggcctTATGATCCGCCGCAGGCGGCGGCGAAGAGCAGCCGGCAGCGGCCGCGGTGGAGGCCCTGATTGCGGTGAACTCCATGCGCACCGATGGAGGAGAGGTAGGTTAGGTAGATGATGCCTCCTTCCTCCCTTCCCTCCCCTTGCCTGCTTGCTCCTTCTCCTTGACCTTTGACCGGCAGCTAGCTAGCGAGCTGGTGCTCCCCTTCTCCCACTCCCAGTGCTGTGCTGTTACTGTTGTTTATAAGTATAGGATTTGGGTGGGCTTAAAATATTTGGCTAGCTTGGGGGATTGGAATTTAGAATTCTCGGCCGACTGGAATAGGCAGGAGAACCTGTGGAACTGGCTAGGAAGGAGGGGAACAGCTCGATCTGCCTGCTAGAGCTTGGGTTTCTTGCAGGGTCCAGGCAAGAAGaggaagcgaaggaggaagaagggtggATGTGAAGGGTGGGGGGTGGGTACTATGAAGGTTCTTGGTGAGAGGCCGGAggaaggggaggagggggagaaATGGAGATGAGGCTGCTGGCTCTGGATGGATGGATGCTTGCTTTTGGCTTGCAACCAAAGGTAATTGTCCTAGCTTGCTTAGCTAGTGTGTGtagtgtgtatgtatgtatgtgtacgTATACGTGTGTAGTTGTGTGTGCAATGTACTGTATGATGGAGGGGTGGGGGAAAGAGTGGGCACAATACATGTAGCTTGCTTTTTAAAGGAGAGGAAGGAGGATGGGGTGTGAGAGCTAGAGAgctagcttgctagctagctagggtGGGGCCCATTGATTATCTGGTTGAGCTCATGTGAGCTTGTCCTTGTCATGCTATAGGGAGAGCCTTTATGCGAGTTAGGCAGATGATGAGCCCCAAAATGCCAGTTGTTGGATCAGATTTTTCAACATGCATGCTTATTGGTAGGTGTCAAAACAGCTGTATTTTATGCTAGCTCATATTATTACTGGCATACATAATTTGtttgtgtatgtatgtgtgtgtgtttgtatGTATGGACTACTGTTTGATTGTTCAAGTATGAAGTTGAGTTTAACCCAAGTGGGCTAGTTAGCTGCATCAAGTGGCTATATTAATTTTGCATTGCAATTTGATGATTTGACCTTGCTGTGCCTCTTCAGAATTTCATTGCGCTTTCAGGTTGAGCTAGATCGGAAGGATATTTGTGCTACATACTTTTGTTTAATTTCCAAGTGTATGTAGTACTACCGTATTATAATAATCAAATAGGCTCATACGTGGAATTAAAACTGGATATGTTATCATGCACAAGCTTAGTCTTATTAGTTGTCTTGTTATTATCACATACAGATGCTAAGTTTGAACTACTCTTGTTGCAACCTGCTGCACACAATTGATCTGCCACTGAAGACCGAACATGCTTGTCTTATTTTGTTGGCATATTAAACTGATCCTCCATTGGTGTATTGCCTTCAACCTCAAAACTTAAGATCCCCAAATAAAATCATGAATGCATCCAGATATAATATTCGCAACGTGAGTCTGTTAAGGGCAATA
This window encodes:
- the LOC119292054 gene encoding B3 domain-containing protein Os03g0120900-like — encoded protein: MEFTAIRASTAAAAGCSSPPPAADHKAEEEAAGAVEKEHMFDKVVTPSDVGKLNRLVIPKQHAEKYFPLDTSSTDKGLLLSFEDRAGKPWRFRYSYWNSSQSYVMTKGWSRFVKEKRLDAGDTVSFGRGVGEAARGRLFIDWRRRPDVVLPPGHHRGFALPSVPFSPWMAHPAGPGGAGGRMFLQATSPATLYDYDAYQHHHQRRHIGYDGYGAAPGRQVVYYQPQQQYHHQHPSLVLESVPVRMSMAAAPAHPEPSAVATSGSKRVRLFGVNLECAADAEEDFSGPGRTATTALQLLSPASSSSSSSGKARCSLNLDL